The sequence ACCGAACGGCGCAAGCCAAGACCTTGTGCTATCAAGCCAAAACTATTATCGAATAAATGCCCCACCTCAAGTGCCACCGCTTGGCGTGCAGTATCGCCACTACTTAAGGCTGAAGGCAGCACATAACGTGGCTGTTCGCGAGCTACCTGTTTTTCACTGACCCAACGCGTTAAACCATCGGCTAGCTTTGGCACAAAAGGCCACAGCAACAGTACCCCGGTTAAGTTAAACAAGGTGTGGAACAATGCTAATTTCAATAAATAATTGTCAGGAGTAATGCCCAGCAGGCCTGCTAAACCATCCACTAGCCAAATAAACACATTGATAAAACCGATCGCAATAACCGCCGTACCGACATTAAAAATAACGTGTGACCAAGCCAAACGTTTACCCCAGGCATTAGCCGCCATCGCCCCAATCACAATGGTAATCGTACTGCCTAAATTGGCGCCTATCGCCAGAGCCAAGGCATTTTCATAGCTCACTTGACCGGTGGCCAGCGCTGAAATAATGATCAATAAACTGGCATGACTGGATTGCATGATGGTGGTGATAATCATCCCAATCAGCGTAAACACCAACACACCTAACAAGCCGGTCATCGCATAGGCACTGAGATCAAAGGTACCTTGCAGGCTTTCAAAGCCTAGCTTCATGTAATGAATGCCTAAAAACAAAAAAGCAATCCCTAATAAAATCGCCCCTAAGCCGCGCAGTTTTTGACCTTTTTGTAATTGCAACAGCACGCCAATTACTAATAAAGGCAGTGCATAGGCGGCAATATCAACTTTGAGTCCAAACCCCGCCATCAGCCAAGCACCGGTAGTGGTGCCTAAGTTCGCGCCCATAATAATACCGATGCCAGCGGCCAAGGTAATCATTTGCGCACTCACAAACGACACAGTAATTAAGGACACCAAACTGCTCGACTGCATCAGCGTGGTACTCGCCAAACCAAACGCCACACTTTGCGATTGACGTGCGGTCGATACCTTTAAAATCCGCTCTAAAATGCCACCGCTTAATGCCTTAAAACCATTTTCTAATAGCGTCATTCCGAATAAAAACAACGCCACGCCCGCTGCGACTTGGGTAAAGTTCTGGCTCCATATCATTAAGCTAAACAAGCTCAATATAAGCGTCATCAGCAGAATTTGTTGAATTGATAGCCTGGTCATTATTCCACTCATTGTTCAGCGACCCATTGATCCAAGATTTGATAGGCAATTTTACCTGAGCCGAGTAGCGGAATCTGCTCGCGCCAATAAATCATTTTTGGCCAAGCCAGCTCATTAATACCTGCTTGTGCGAGCGCCTGTTGCGCCTGCCCCAAACTTAAATGCGCATCGCTGGACACCAGCACCACCGTCTCACCTTTTTTAGCATCACTCACCCTGACGGCGACTACCAGCTTATCCGCGACTAACAAGGGCATAAGCGCTTGCTCTATCGCCACGAGCGATACCATTTCGCCAGCAATTTTGGCAAAGCGTTTTGCACGCCCTAATAACCAAATAAAACCCTGCTGATCAATGCGCGCCAAATCGCCGGTGTCATACCAACCATCCGGTGGAGCAACTAACTCACCCGGTGCCGTTTCAAACCAGTAACCCAACATGACATTCGGTCCTTTAATCCATAAGCGCCCGCCTTCAGCCAACCCTTCTACCGGCTCTAAGCGACTCACCAGGCCTGGTAACAAGCGTCCGACACTGCCGTCTTGTCGGGCTTGCGGCGTATTAACCGCCACCACAGGCGAGGCTTCGGTCACGCCATAGCCTTCTAAAATAGTTTTACCAAACTTTTGCGCATAGACGTCACGCGTTTGTTTGCTTAGCGGCTCGGCGCCGGCCACAAGCACTTCAACCTGATTAAAATCATAGGGATCGGCTTTGCGCGCATAGCCTTTGTAAAAGGTATCGGTGGCAAAAAACACTCTGGCATTCGATTGATAAACCGCTTCAGGGATTTGATGATAGTGTAACGGACTAGGATAGAGGGTCAATTTGGCACCCGCCAACACCGGCCATAGCAGGCCTGCTGTTAGGCCAAAACTATGAAAGGTGGGTAAGGCATTAAATACACCATCACCCGGCAATAGCGCAAACTGACTGCCCACCTGTGCAATATTGGCCAATAGATTTTGATGCGATAACACCACCGCTTTTGGCGCCGCTTCCGACCCCGAGGTAAACAACACCACCGCCGGGTCGGTCGGTGCTTGCTGATAGCCAGGCAACTTGCGGCTTGGCACCGCCAGCGCGCGCAACTTGTCTTTA comes from Thiomicrospira aerophila AL3 and encodes:
- a CDS encoding Na/Pi cotransporter family protein; amino-acid sequence: MTRLSIQQILLMTLILSLFSLMIWSQNFTQVAAGVALFLFGMTLLENGFKALSGGILERILKVSTARQSQSVAFGLASTTLMQSSSLVSLITVSFVSAQMITLAAGIGIIMGANLGTTTGAWLMAGFGLKVDIAAYALPLLVIGVLLQLQKGQKLRGLGAILLGIAFLFLGIHYMKLGFESLQGTFDLSAYAMTGLLGVLVFTLIGMIITTIMQSSHASLLIIISALATGQVSYENALALAIGANLGSTITIVIGAMAANAWGKRLAWSHVIFNVGTAVIAIGFINVFIWLVDGLAGLLGITPDNYLLKLALFHTLFNLTGVLLLWPFVPKLADGLTRWVSEKQVAREQPRYVLPSALSSGDTARQAVALEVGHLFDNSFGLIAQGLGLRRSVIESEESLTTAVQNTRRFMPLDLDGDYEQKVKNLHNAIVEFIGQAQQQSLPESVTENLYQLRRASLNSVQAVKAIKHMHKNLVRYGVSDQAAVRQKYDMMRITLAKLLRALRRQMQADKPLPSDQMAAFFSHWQQQIDDTSRQVQAGLDQDIRQRALSAHIATSIMNDEMYWRGLANHLLLAMQLFNEAQKSSNQPQNQGDLDAVAPTF